The window GCTATCGCTACATCGCGTAGGATTCTGGACGCCCCGCCCAGACGTGTCGACCCACCCCTGACCGGGTACTGCCCCTCCGCCGACATCGAGAGGGGTCACCGTGACCATGGCGAGCGAGCGAGGGGCCGACAGTGTCTGACGGCACCGCGGCACCCGATCCGGAGGCTGTCGGGGCGGGCCCGGCAGCGCCGGAGCCGGAGGCCCCGCTGCACGGCAGACTCGATCGGATCCAGGGTGCCCAGCAACGGGTACACAGCACCTGGGACAGTCTGCCCTGGTTCCTGCGCTGGTCCGTGGTTTGGAGCGCCTGCCTGCTGATCATCGCGGGCGGGGTCTTCCTGCTCGCCACCCTCGCCTCCCGGCTCGCGCCGCTGACCATCGCGCTCGCCGCCACCCTCTTCCTGGCCGCCATGCTCGACCCGCTGGCCGTACGGCTGCGCCGGTTGCGCCTGCCCCCGGCACTGGCCGCGCTGATCTCGCTCTTCCTCCTGCTGGCGGTGATCGGCGGGGCCGCGTACCTGGTGTGGACCCTCACGGCGGACCAGTTCTCCAGCCTGAGCAAGCAACTGGACGAGGGTCTGGACCGGACCAGGGACTTCATCACCGGCTCGCTGCCGGTCAGCCCCGAGCAACTGGACCGGTGGACCAAGCAGGCGACCGACGGGCTGCGCCGGTCGACGCCGGACCCGGTGGCCGGAGCCCGTACGGCAGCCGAGGTGGCGGGCGCCGTACTGCTGATTTTCGTGCTGCTGTTCTTCCTGCTCAAGGACGGGCGGCCGATGTGGCAGTGGGTGCTGAGCCGGGTCTCCGACCGGTCCCGCCCCGCCTTTATCCAGGCTGGGCGCAACGGCTGGCACACGCTGAGCGCGTACACCCGGGGGACGGTGGCGATCGCGGCGATCGACGGCATCGGCATCGGGTTGGCACTGGTCCTGCTCGGGGTCCCGCTCGCCTTTCCGCTGGCGGTGGTCACCTTCCTCGGCGGGTTCATCCCGATCATCGGCGCCACGGTCGCCGGCAGCGTCGCGGTCCTGGTCGCCCTCGCCGCCAACGGTCCGACCACCGCTCTGCTGACGCTGCTGGCGGTGATCGCCGTACAGCAGACCGAGGGCAACCTGCTCGAACCACTGATCATGAAACGGCAGGTACGCCTGCACCCGGTGGTGATCCTGGTGGCGGTCACCGCGGGCACCCTCTTCGGCGGGATCGCCGGTGCCTTCGTGGCGGTGCCGGTGACCGCGGTGGTCTACCGGGTTGTCGACACCATCACCGCACTCCGGCAGGGGCGGGACCCCTCGTGACCGGCACTCCGGAGGCAGCCAGCCGACGGCAGCGACGTGGTCGGGTCAGGAGTCCAGGCGCAACGCCTCGACCAGCTCGTCGGCGGTGAAGTCGGCGTCGTAGGTGATGCCGCCCGGCTGCTGCTTGCGCCCACCGGACGCGAGATCACCGGCGTCCACCGGCTGGAAACCGAGCTCTTCCACCAGGTCCGCGACGGCCCGCTTGGCCTGCGGATCGTCCCCGGACATCGGAATGCCGTACCGCTCCTGGGCCGAGGACTGGCGGGCGTGGTCGCGCATGTTCTCGGCGTGCAGGGTGTTGAACGCCTTGACCACGTGCGCACCGCGCAGGTGCTGCTGCACCATCTCGCTGGAGGTGGTCTGGTCCTGGTCCAACTCGGGGATGTTCCCGTCCCGGTCCGGTGTGTAGTTCCCGGTGTCCATGACGGTTTTGCCCTTCAGCTCCGCCGTGGGCAGTTCGTTGTACCGGCCGAACGGTACGGCGACGATCACCACGTCACCGAAGCGCGCCGCTTCCGACGGGGGTACCGCGTGCGCCCGGTGTCCGAGATCGCCCATGAGGTCCTGCATCTTCTGTGGGCCGCTCGCGTTCGCGATCGCGATCTCGTGGCCCGCCGCGGCGAGACGACGGGCGAGCGTTCCACCTACGTTTCCTGCGCCGATGATCCCGATGTGCATGCCAGCGGGTTACCCGCCAATCCCGCCGATGAACGGGTCGGACAGGGGTCCGCGTTCGGCGTCCGAGCCACAGACGGACGGCCTCGGGCAGCGGCGAAAGCGCGCACCGGTCAGGGGGCGGCGCCGAAACTGGGTAGGCGGTCGGCGAACCAGTCGGCGGCCTGGTCGGCCACCTGCTCCAGCGCTCCGGGCTCCGGGAACAGGTGGGTCGCGTCGGGGATGATCCGCAGTTCCACCTCCCCGCCGAGCGCGTCGCGGGCCTGCTGGTTGAACTGGATCACCTGTTCGTCCTGACCGCCGACCAGCAGCAGGGTCGCCGCGCGTACGCGGGAAAGGGCCGGACCCGCCAGGTCCGCGCGGCCGCCGCGGGAGACGACCGCCGGTACGTGCTCCGGCCGCTCGGCCGCGGCTACCAGTGCCGCCGCCGCACCCGTGCTCGCGCCGAACAGCCCGATCGGCACGGCGGCCGTGTCGGGCTCGGCCCGCAGCCAGTCGATCACCCCGACCACCCGGCCGGCGAGCATCGGTATGTCGAAGCGCAGCTCCGCGGTCTTCTCGTCGACCTGCTCCTCCTCGGGCGTAAGCAGGTCGACGAGCACGGTCGCCAGGGCCCGCTGGTTGAGTACCCTCGCCACCGCGACGTTGCGCGGGCTGCGCCGGGAGCTGCCGCTGCCGTGGGCGAACAGCACCACTCCGACCGTCCCCTCGGTAGGGGTGACCAGGTCGGCGGTGAGCTGCACCTCCCCGGCCCAGATCGTGGTCTCGGTCGTCACTGTCTCCACCCGCTGTCCGGTACCCGCCTACGAGTGGAACAACCCGCCGCCGGGCCGCCAATCCCCGTTTGCGGGCTCGGTGGTCGGGAAGGCGAACCGGGTCAGGCAGGAAGACCACGGCGGCCGTGGCAGCGGCCCGCGCTGAGGCGATCGTGAGGATGCCATGACCCACCACAAATCCGCTAAGTCGGAGTCCGGTCGAGCCGGCACCAGTCCGCCGAAGGACAAACGCGACAAGCGCGAGGGTGCGCGGCGGGACTGGGCGGACGAGGCGGCACAGGCACGGGCCTCGGACGACCCGCGCCGGGTGACCCCGCACGACCCTTCGGGTGTTCCCTCGACCGGGGACCGCCGCTAGATCAGGAGAGACACCACGGCTCGGCCGACACCGGAGATTTCGGTCTCCGGGACGCGGCCGGGGCCGGGCACGACGACACGCCCCGGCGGGCACTCCTCACGGAGGCCCGCCGGGGTTCGGTGCGCTAGCAGGAGAAATCTCTGGCGGCGACCCTGAAATCGGGTACTAAGTCCGTCTGATCCGGTAATGTCACCCTCGGTTCCGACCCGGTGGTACCCCCTCTGCTGTCGGCGACGACCGCCGCCCAATCGCCTTGTGCGAGCCGGGGAACCAGGTAGTCGGGGTGAGTCCGCACACGCGGTAGGGCCTGTTCCGTCCCGAACCCGTCAGCTAACCCGGTCGGCGGCCGACGGGAGGAACGTGCATGACGAGACCCAAGCGTCAGCGGTTCTCGCTGGCCCTGACCCTGCTCGCCGTGGTGACTCTGCTGGGCGGTGCCGCCGTCGCGGCCGGGCCGGCCGCAGCCGCACCCTCCTCGCCGACCGCGCCCGGGGACGAGGGCGGCAACCCCCTCTTACGTGACGTACTCGAGTCGGCCGGGCGTGGTTACGCCGCCGCGAGCGTCGGGGTGGAGAACGCCCGCAAGCACCAGGTGGCGCTCGCCGACGAACTGCGGCAAATCGAGGCACAGCTCGACCAGCTCACGCCCGAGGTCGGAGAGGTCGCCGTCAGCGCCTACCGGATCGGCCGGATCGGGCCGATCTCCGCGCTGCTCGGCAGCGCCTCACCGGACGACTTCATGGACCGGGCCGGGGGGCTCGACCTGATCGCGCAGCGCGACAACAGCAAACTTCGCCAACTGTACGAGGCACGCGACCGGGCCACCCGGGCGAAGGCGGCGGCCGACGCGGCGATGGCCGAGGAACAGCGCCAGCTCTCCGTGATGGCCAAGCAGAAGGAGGCGGCCGAACGCGCCCTCTCCCAGGTCGGCGGCACCAGCACCGAGGGCTTCGTGAACGCCAGCTCACCGGTCGCGGAATCCGCACCGCGCAACCGGGACGGGTCCCTGCCGGCGCAGTCCTGCAACCAGAACGACCCGACCACCAACGGCTGCGTCACCCCGCGCACCCTGCACGCGCTGACCGAGACCAAACGGCTCGGCTTCACCCGGTACGTGTCGTGTTACCGCAGCGGTGGGCCGTTCGAACACCCGAAGGGCCGGGCCTGCGACTTCTCCGCGCAGCCCGGCGGGTTCGGCGGGGACGCCAGTGGCGGCGACAAGACGTACGGCAACAACCTCGCCGCGTTCCTGGTCCGCAACGCCGACCGGCTCGGCATCCTCTACGTGATCTGGTACCGCCAGATCTGGTTCCCGGCAACGGGCTGGAAGGCGTACTCGTCCGCGAAGGGTGACCCGTCCAGCGACCACACCAACCACGTACACCTGTCCCTGCTCTGACCGGGGACGGCCGCGGACCTACTTCTGGGCGCGGGGGCGGCGCGGGGGCTCGACCTCGGACTTGACGGTCGGGCCGGCGATCTCGGCCACCGAGGCCCGGCGGGCCGGGGCGCGGCCGGGCGGCTGCTTCGGTGCGGGACCCGCCGGGCGCGCCTCCGGCACCGGTTTGGTCACCGGTTCGTCGGAGGTGACCCGGACCTTCTCCCCGTGGTGGAACAGCTCCACCACCCCGCCGCTGCTGTCGCCGTCGCGCAGGGAGTACGTCGTCTCGCGTTCGCGTACGTCGACCCGGAGCCGGTGCCCGTGCCAGACCAGCGAGAACTCCAGCCGGTCGATCCGGTTCGGTAGCCGGGGCGCGAAATAGAGGGTGTCCCCGTGGTCGCGCATCCCGCCGAAGCCGGCGACCAGCGCGATCCACGCCCCGGCCAGTGAGGCGACGTGCACCCCGTCGCGGGTGTTCTGGTTCAGGTCGTGCAGGTCCATCAGGGCGGCCTCGCCCAGGTAGTCGTGGGCCAGCTCGAGATGCCCCACCTCGGCCGCGAGGACCGCCTGGGTGCAGGCCGACAACGACGAGTCGCGGACCGTACGCCGCTCGTAGTAGGCGAAGTTGCGGGACTTCTCCTCCGGGGTGAACGCGTCCCCGCGCCAGTGCATGGCGAGCACCAGGTCGGACTGCTTCACCACCTGCTTGCGGTACAGGTCGAAGTACGGGTAGTTCAGCAGCAGCGGGTACTTCTCCGGCGGGGTGCCCGCGAAGTCCCACTCCTGGAGCCGGGTGAAGCCCTCCACCTGCTGGTGTACGCCCAACTCCTCGTCGTACGGGATGTGCATGGCGTTCGCCGCGTCCCGCCAGGCGGCGGTCTCCTCGTCGTCCACGCCCAACCGCCAGGCGTGGTCGCTGTGCCTCGACACGGCGTCGGCGGCGGAGAGCAGGTTCCGCTGCGCCATCAGGTTGGTGTAGACGTTGTCGCTCTTCACCGCGGTGTACTCGTCCGGGCCGGTCATCCCGTCCAGGTGGAACTTGCCGGCCCGGTCGTGGTGCCCGAGCGAACGCCACAGTCTGGCCGTCTCGACCAGCAACTCCAGCCCGATCTCGCGCTCGAAGTCCTGATCGCCGGTGGCCTGCACGTAGCGGCGTACGGCGTCGGCGATGTCCGCCGCGATGTGGAACGCGGCCGTGCCGGCCGGCCAGTACGCCGAACATTCCTGGCCCCGGATGGTCCGCCACGGGAACGCGGCCCCGTTCAGCCCGAGGGTCCGGGCCCGTTCCTGGGCCATCGGGAGGGTGGAGTGCCGCCACCGGAGCCCGGACGCCACCGCCGACGGCAGGGTGTACGTCAGCACCGGCAGCACGAACGTCTCGGTGTCCCAGAAGACGTGCCCGTCGTACCCCGGACCGGTCAGCCCCTTGGCGGCGATCGGGCGCAACTCGGCCCGCGCACCGGCCTGGAGTACGTGGAACAGGCCGAACCGGACCGCCTGCTGCACCTCCGGATCGCCCTCGACGCGTACGTCGGAGGTGTCCCAGAAGGTGTCCAGGTAGTCGCGCTGCTCGGCGAGGAGCCCGTCCCAGCCGGAGAAACGTGCCCCGGCCAGGGCGGCGCCGACCTGGTCGCGCAGGGCGGGCCGGGACCGTTCGCTGGACCACCCGTACGCGACGTACTTGTCCAGCCGGATCCGCTCACCCGGCTGGAGTACGCAGGTGATGGTGGTCCGGGCCCAGTCGTCGAAGGTTTCGGTGCTCAGCGTGGTCCGGGCCGGTGCCTCCAGTTCGTGGCCCATCGCCGCGGCCAGCCGGAGCCCGCTGGCCCTGGTGGTGTGGACCAGCAGACCCCCGTCCTCCAGGGCCAGGTGCTCCTCGGACTGCAGCGGCGACTCCAGCACCGCCGCGACCCGGGGATCCTTGCTCTGCGCCGGCAGGACCTCGTTGGCGACCAGTTCCGACTGCACGATCAGCCGCAGCGGCTCGTCGACCGGCTCCACCTCGTACCGGATGGCCGCGACCGAGCGCTGGGTGAAGGAGACCAGTCGGGTGCTGCGGATCCGTACCCGCTTGCCGGCCGGGGAGCGCCAGAGCACCTCCCGGTGCAGGGTCCCGGCCCGCAGGTCGAGAACCCGTTCGTGGTCGAACAGCTCGCCGTACCGGACGTCGAAGGGTTCGTCGTCGACGAGCAGCCGGATCAGCTTGCCGTTGGTGACGTTGACGATGGTCTGCCCGGACTCGGGGAAGCCGTACCCGGCCTCGGCGTACGGCAGCGGCCGGAGTTCGAAGAACGAGTTGAGATAGGTGCCGGGCAGGCCGTGCGGCTCGCCCTCGTCCAGGTTGCCGCGCAGTCCGATGTGACCGTTGGCGAGGGCGAACACCGACTCCGACTGGGCCAGCACGTCGACGTCGAGGCGGGTCTCCCGGACGTGCCAGGGCTCGACCGGATAGGCCCGTTCCCGGATCATGCGGCATCCTCGCGGGTCAGGAGTTCGGCCAGGTCGGTGACGACGATGCTGGCACCGTGCTCGCGCAGCGCCGTGGCCTGCCCGACCCGGTCGACCCCGACCACGTAGCCGAAGCCACCGCCCCGGCCCGCCTCGACCCCGGACAGCGCGTCCTCGAAGACGGCGGCCTGGTCGGGCTTGACGCCGAGTTGCTCGGCGGCGGCCAGGAAGGTGTCCGGGTGCGGTTTGCCGCGCAGCCCCCGCTGGGCGGCGACCACCCCGTCGACCCGGACCTCCAGCAGGTCTTCGAGTCCGGCGGAGGCGACGACGTCCCGGCAGTTCGCGCTGGCCGACACGACCGCCCGGCGCAGCCCGGCGCGGGCAGCGGCGTGCAGGTACGCGACCGATCCGTCGTACACCTGGACGCCGTCGGTGTGGATCCGGCGGAGCAGGATCTCGTTCTTCCGGTTGCCGACGCCGTTGACCGTGTTCGCCTCGGGCGGGTCGTCGGGTTTCCCCTCCGGCAGTTCGATGCCCCGGGAGGCGAGGAAGGTCCGTACGCCGTCGGCTCGGGGGCGCCCGTCGACATACCGGTTGTAGTCCGGCCCCGGGTCGTACGCCACGAACGGCTGCCCGTGGGCGTCGGCCCACTGACGCAGGAAGGCGTCGAACGTCTCGGCCCAGGCGGAGTTGTGGACCCGGGCAGTCTGGGTCAGCACTCCGTCGAGGTCGAAGAGGCACGCGGTCACATGAGCGGGTAGACCCAGCACGCTCTCAACTTATCCGGGGGAACCGGTCGGACAAACGTCTTTCCTCGATGGTGTTTCCCACCTCGTACGAGGTCAGCGGCGGCGCAGCGTCCAGACCACGGTCATCTCGGCGGTCAACTCGCCGTCCTCGGTGCCGATCTCGACCAGCACCGGGAACTCGGGGCGGGTGCCGGCGTCGAATTCGGCGGTCACCTCGGCCACGGGCCGTCCGAGCCGGGCGGTTGCCCGTACCGGGCCGAGGGCCAGCTTCCGGTAGGCGATGTTCGCGGTGACGGCCAGCGGCACCACCCGGTCGAGCATCGCGCCGAAGGCGGCCAGCACCACCGCTCCGGAGGCGGTTTCCCCGAGGGTGAACAGCGCCCCGGCGTGGGGGCCGCCGACATGGTTGTGGGTGGCGGGGGTGTCCGGCAGCCGGACCCCGACCCGGACGCCTTCGGCGCCGTCGGGGGCGATCTCCACGAATTCGAACCCGAGGGTACGGACGAACGGCACCGCGTCGAGCATGCCGGCCGCGATCTGACGTGAGTCGATGGTCATGAGCCGGAGGCTACTCGCCAGTAATTTACCTCGGCAATACCCAACGGAAACCTGTCGCCGTATCGCCCCGCCCCGACCGGCAGGTCGCCGGGTCGGGGCGGAACGGGACGGGCGACGGTCAGAGGTTGGCGATGGTCCGGAGGATCTCGGCGTAGAAGTTGCCGTCGATGCTGCGGAAGAACGCGAAGTCCTGCCCGGGGCTGCCGAAGAACGGCCGCAGGGTCCAGGCGAGCTGGGTGCCGACGAAGCCGAACAGCAGGATCCAGATGTAGAGCAGGGTCATGCTCGCCGGCCGCTGACCGGTACCCGCCGGCGCCACCCGGGCACCGGGCTGCTGCCGGTATCCGGGCGGAAGCTGGTACAACGGCCAGGCCGGCTGGGTCGCCACCTGCGCCGGGGCACCCTGGGCCGGGGCGGCGGGTGCCGCGGCGACCGGTACGGGCGCGGTGGTCACCGGTACGGGCGCGGCGAGCGGCGCTCCCCCGTCACCGTTCGCCGCACCAACCGTGACCGGCGCCGGAACGGCGGGCACCTCGGCGGCAGCGACCGGAACCTGCGCCTGCTGCGGCACCTGCGCCGGCTGGGCCTGCGGCTGTGGCTGGGCGGGAGCGAGCAGGCCGTGCTCGTTGAGGACCTGCATGCCGCCGGTCAGGAATTTCAGCCCGACAAAGGCGGAGAGGGTCAGGATCGCCACGTTGAGCAGTTTGAAGAATCCGTAGTCCGGCGCGGTGATCAGGAAGAAGAGGCTGATCGGCGCGAACGCCACCGCCAGCATCGAGGTGACCGTGATCGCGACCATCACCATCGCCACCGCCTGGCGTACGGAGAGGCGGGCGCCGAAGACCAGATTGAACAGATACAGCGTCGGCAGACAGATCGCCAGCGTGATCAGGAACAGCAGTGGCAGTTTCACCGCCGAGGTGAGCGCCATCAGGAAACTGTGGAAGGCGCCGAGCACGGCACCGTAACAGGCGAGGGCGATCGCCGACGCGGCCAGCATCTTGCCGGTCAACGCATTCAGGTCCCGCTCCTCGACCACCTGCTGCCAGATGCCGTGCCGATCCCGGAGAATGCGCTCGATGACGAGCAGGCCGGAGCCGTCAGTTGCCACGGATGATCCCTTTCGGTGGTGGAAAGCGGAACTTAGCCCATTGACGCTAAGTGGTGGGGGCGCGTTACCGCCACCCCACATCAATCCGGTCGCCGCGTTCGTCGAAAAAGTGCAGCGCGTCCATGCGTACCGAAATGGCCAGTGGATGTCCGGCCGCGACCGCCGGGTACGGCGCCAGCCGGACGGCCAGCTCCGCCGGACGGCGATGGTGCCGGCCCGGATCGTTGAGCACGCTGGTACGCGCACCGGGGCCGACCGTCTCCCGCTCGACGCCGGGCTGGTTCGGCACGGCGGCCCGACCGGTGAGCCGCTGCACGGCGTGGCCGAACCGGCGCAGCCGGCTGCCGGTGGCGGCCTGCTCCCGCGTCGGCCCACCGAGTTCGTCCACGACGATGGCGGTCGCACCGATGTCCAGGAAGGCGAGCGACTCGTGCCCGTGGTGCTCCAGGTAGCGGATCCGGCCCTGGAGCACGTCACCGGGGGCGTCCGCCGCGACCGGGGTCAGCGCCTCGGCCCGCATCCCGACCACGATCCGCTCACCGTGGTAGTGCGCCACCGCCCGCGACCGGATGTCGTCCCAGGGCAGGTAGAGCGACTGTTCCCCGAGGTTGAGGGTCACGTACCGGTCGAGGTGGACGTAGACCGACGCCTCCAGCAGGTTCATCCTCGGGCTGCCGAGGAACGCGGCGACGTAGAGGGTGGCGGGGCGGCCGTAGACCTGGGTCGGCGTACCGACGTCCTGGAGCACGCCCTTGCGCATGATCGCGACCCGGTCGGCCATGGTCAGCGCCTCGGCCTGGTCGTGGGTGACATAGATGGTGCTGACACCGAGTTCGCGGACCAGACCGGAGATCTCCGCCCGCAACTCGGCCCGAAGACCGCTGTCGAGGTTGGACAGCGGCTCGTCCATCAGGAACAGGCCGGGTCGGCGTACGATCGCCCGCCCCATCGCCACCCGCTGCCGCTGCCCGCCGGAGAGCTGGCTCGGTTTGCGGGCGAGTACGTCACCGATGCCCAGGGCGCTGGCCACGTCGTTGACCCGTTCGGCCCTCGGCGTCGGCTCGACCCCGGACAGCCGCAGCGGGAACGCGATGTTGTCGCCGACCGTCATGTGTGGATAGAGCGCGAAGTCCTGGAAGACCATGGCGATCCGGCGGTCGCGCGGCGGCAGGTCGTTGGCGAGTTCGCCGTCGAGCAGGATCGCACCGCTGCTCGGCTCCTCCAGCCCGGCGACCATCCGCAGCACGGTGGACTTGCCGCAGCCCGACGGTCCGAGCAGCACCATGAACTCGCCGTCGTTGACGTCGAGATTCACGCTGTCGACCGCGACCGTTCCGTCCGCGAACACCTTGGTCACGTCTTTGAGCGCGACGGTTGTCACCGTCACCTCCCCGCAGCATCGAGCCGGCCCCCGAGATGACTGTGACGAGGATCATCGCCCACGCCCATCGGGTAAACGTTCCATGCTCATACTGTGACGACGCGGTAACTCGCTCGCAAAAGGACTCTGCTAGCCCGTACGCGGACCCCGTCGGCCCGGCCGTGGGTCCCCGCGCGTGGCGACCCGGCCACACCGACCGGTACGCATCGACGCTGGTCAGCGCCGGTGTGTCACCCACGGTTCGGTGTCCTGGTCGACCCCCAGCCCGGTCAGCCCGGTGAGGCTGGACTCGGTCCCGAACTCCCGGTGCCGGGGCAGGCCGGACCACTGCATGCCGGCGCCGCGCAGGAAATATTCCAGACCCGGATCCCAGGTGTGGCCGTCCGAGCGGCGCTGGTAGACGTAACCGAGCGGGTGGGTCCGGTAGATCAGGCCACCGGAACGGCGTACCCGGTCGAGCAGTCCCCGGTCGATCGAGCGCGGCACCGGACGCCAGCCGCCGACCTGCTCCAGGTCGCCCCGGCTGATCAGCATCGTGCCGCCGGCGACCACCGAGATGTACTCCTCGGCGAGGCCGACGTCCCGGCGGACGGTGGTGTCCAGGGTCTGCAGGTAGACGAACTCCGCGCCCTTGCCGACCAGGGTCGCGCCCGAATAGTGC of the Micromonospora sp. NBC_01796 genome contains:
- a CDS encoding AI-2E family transporter; the encoded protein is MSDGTAAPDPEAVGAGPAAPEPEAPLHGRLDRIQGAQQRVHSTWDSLPWFLRWSVVWSACLLIIAGGVFLLATLASRLAPLTIALAATLFLAAMLDPLAVRLRRLRLPPALAALISLFLLLAVIGGAAYLVWTLTADQFSSLSKQLDEGLDRTRDFITGSLPVSPEQLDRWTKQATDGLRRSTPDPVAGARTAAEVAGAVLLIFVLLFFLLKDGRPMWQWVLSRVSDRSRPAFIQAGRNGWHTLSAYTRGTVAIAAIDGIGIGLALVLLGVPLAFPLAVVTFLGGFIPIIGATVAGSVAVLVALAANGPTTALLTLLAVIAVQQTEGNLLEPLIMKRQVRLHPVVILVAVTAGTLFGGIAGAFVAVPVTAVVYRVVDTITALRQGRDPS
- a CDS encoding NADPH-dependent F420 reductase; protein product: MHIGIIGAGNVGGTLARRLAAAGHEIAIANASGPQKMQDLMGDLGHRAHAVPPSEAARFGDVVIVAVPFGRYNELPTAELKGKTVMDTGNYTPDRDGNIPELDQDQTTSSEMVQQHLRGAHVVKAFNTLHAENMRDHARQSSAQERYGIPMSGDDPQAKRAVADLVEELGFQPVDAGDLASGGRKQQPGGITYDADFTADELVEALRLDS
- a CDS encoding dienelactone hydrolase family protein, producing the protein MTTETTIWAGEVQLTADLVTPTEGTVGVVLFAHGSGSSRRSPRNVAVARVLNQRALATVLVDLLTPEEEQVDEKTAELRFDIPMLAGRVVGVIDWLRAEPDTAAVPIGLFGASTGAAAALVAAAERPEHVPAVVSRGGRADLAGPALSRVRAATLLLVGGQDEQVIQFNQQARDALGGEVELRIIPDATHLFPEPGALEQVADQAADWFADRLPSFGAAP
- a CDS encoding coiled-coil domain-containing protein, which encodes MTRPKRQRFSLALTLLAVVTLLGGAAVAAGPAAAAPSSPTAPGDEGGNPLLRDVLESAGRGYAAASVGVENARKHQVALADELRQIEAQLDQLTPEVGEVAVSAYRIGRIGPISALLGSASPDDFMDRAGGLDLIAQRDNSKLRQLYEARDRATRAKAAADAAMAEEQRQLSVMAKQKEAAERALSQVGGTSTEGFVNASSPVAESAPRNRDGSLPAQSCNQNDPTTNGCVTPRTLHALTETKRLGFTRYVSCYRSGGPFEHPKGRACDFSAQPGGFGGDASGGDKTYGNNLAAFLVRNADRLGILYVIWYRQIWFPATGWKAYSSAKGDPSSDHTNHVHLSLL
- a CDS encoding beta-phosphoglucomutase family hydrolase, which translates into the protein MLGLPAHVTACLFDLDGVLTQTARVHNSAWAETFDAFLRQWADAHGQPFVAYDPGPDYNRYVDGRPRADGVRTFLASRGIELPEGKPDDPPEANTVNGVGNRKNEILLRRIHTDGVQVYDGSVAYLHAAARAGLRRAVVSASANCRDVVASAGLEDLLEVRVDGVVAAQRGLRGKPHPDTFLAAAEQLGVKPDQAAVFEDALSGVEAGRGGGFGYVVGVDRVGQATALREHGASIVVTDLAELLTREDAA
- a CDS encoding DUF4442 domain-containing protein, with amino-acid sequence MTIDSRQIAAGMLDAVPFVRTLGFEFVEIAPDGAEGVRVGVRLPDTPATHNHVGGPHAGALFTLGETASGAVVLAAFGAMLDRVVPLAVTANIAYRKLALGPVRATARLGRPVAEVTAEFDAGTRPEFPVLVEIGTEDGELTAEMTVVWTLRRR
- a CDS encoding ABC transporter ATP-binding protein, translating into MTTVALKDVTKVFADGTVAVDSVNLDVNDGEFMVLLGPSGCGKSTVLRMVAGLEEPSSGAILLDGELANDLPPRDRRIAMVFQDFALYPHMTVGDNIAFPLRLSGVEPTPRAERVNDVASALGIGDVLARKPSQLSGGQRQRVAMGRAIVRRPGLFLMDEPLSNLDSGLRAELRAEISGLVRELGVSTIYVTHDQAEALTMADRVAIMRKGVLQDVGTPTQVYGRPATLYVAAFLGSPRMNLLEASVYVHLDRYVTLNLGEQSLYLPWDDIRSRAVAHYHGERIVVGMRAEALTPVAADAPGDVLQGRIRYLEHHGHESLAFLDIGATAIVVDELGGPTREQAATGSRLRRFGHAVQRLTGRAAVPNQPGVERETVGPGARTSVLNDPGRHHRRPAELAVRLAPYPAVAAGHPLAISVRMDALHFFDERGDRIDVGWR